ACCTGGGCAACGGAAAAGGGATGTGAGCCTGACCATCGTCGTCGGTATCCGGGGATTTTTTTGCGGCATTGTCCGTGGATGCGGTCGGGTCTGATGACCAGATGCCCCGCCACCATCCGGCATCCCGGGGAGAAAAGGTGGTGTCGGGTTTGGCGGGAGTGGATTTCCAACGAGAGAAGAGCCGCTCCAGAAAACCGGGTTTACGCGAGGCATTTTGGAATGACTGGTTCGGGTCAGCCACCAGGGGAACGTGGCGATTGGCGACCGGGGAGTTGGGAGTCAGATCGCGGATGTCATTTTCCATGAGATTGCGCAGATAGCGGAACGACCGGTCTTTCTCCGCTGCCGAGAGTTGTTCGGGCTTCCAGATCTCGTTGGCAAAGTTGCGCTCCAGATAGTGGACCACACCCTTCCGGTCAAATTCAATCTCCACCCGATTGACGGCCTGGAACTTGTCATAACGGCTATCCTGGAGATAGATCCAGCGGTCTGGTTTGAAAGAGTTGACAATGGTTGGACTTCCCAGTAAATCCAAGACCTCTTTGCGCGTGGTGCGGCCCTCCTGGATGCGGGCCACCTTGAATGGGTCGAGCATGTTCCCCTGCTCCTGGACCAGCGTCTGGCAGGAAGGGAGGGCCAGACTCATGCACAGGGCCAGAAGAGGAAAAAGAAAAGTGGAAATACGACGCTGGGGTCCGATCATGGGCCTTTTGACTCGCTCGGGGATGCGGCGGAAGAGTGCCTCTCCGACTTTCGGGTTGCATATTTTTCGGGTATCATAGTCCTCCTTTGGTTCTGGAGCAAAGCGCTTATGTTCTTGTGGCAGAGGTATCGGGAGAGGAAACGTCGTTCAAGATCCTTGCGCTCCGAGGTTTTTGCACGTCATGATCGACTTGTGGAGCAGACGTGCGCCTGGACCGGAAGCGGTCTGTTCTCCCTGCCGGACGATTTCAACCTGCGTTTCGAGGTGATGGTCTTTCTGGTTTCGTTGCAGCTCTTTGCGTGGCGGCAACGAGCGCAACCGGAAGACGAAAGCAGGATCGAGTGTTTGTGGGAGGCTATGTTTGAAGGGTTTGACCACTCATTGCGAGAACGGGGGGTTCCCGACATGCGCATTGGCAGCCGGATGCGCAAACTCCTGGAGCACGCCACCGGGCGGCGTCAGGCCTACCTGGAGGCCCTGGAGAGTCGAGACCGTGACCGGTTTCATGCCGCCATCGGTCGGAATGTCCTGAATGGCGCTCCGTCCGATGATCCGCGCATCCAGCGCCTGCTGGAAGAAGTTCAGGCAATATTTCCCAATGGCAATTTCCCAGAGGATACCAAGACACCATGAAAAAGCTCACCATCAAGGACATTGATCTCAAAGGCAAGCGGACCTTCATGCGCGTGGACTTCAACGTCCCCCTGGATGAACAGGGTCAGGTGCGGAAAGATACCCGCATCCGCGCCGCTCTGCCGACGATCCAGATGGCCCTGGACAAGGGAGCCAAGCTGATCCTGGCCTCCCACATGGGCCGTCCCAAAGGCAAAAAAGATCCCAAACTTTCCCTCAAGCCGGCTGCCGAGCGTCTGGCCAAATTGTTGGGCAAGCCCGTCGCCATGGCCCCGGATTGCGTTGGGCCTGAAGTGGAAAAAATGGTCGCTGCCCTCCAACCCGGTGATGTCCTCATGCTGGAGAATGTCCGCTATTACGAGGGGGAGACCAAAAATGATGCCACGTTGGCCGAGGGGTTCGCCCGCCTGGCCGATGTCGTGGTCAACGACGCTTTCGGTACCGCCCATCGCGCCCACTCCTCCAACGTCGGCATCACCAAGCTGGTGAAACCGGCGGTCGCCGGCCTGCTCATGTCCCAGGAGATCGACTATTTCAATCGCACCATGACCAGCCCGGACCGCCCCCTGGTGGCCATTCTGGGTGGGTCGAAGGTTTCCAGC
This window of the Magnetococcales bacterium genome carries:
- a CDS encoding ubiquinol-cytochrome C chaperone family protein, which gives rise to MFLWQRYRERKRRSRSLRSEVFARHDRLVEQTCAWTGSGLFSLPDDFNLRFEVMVFLVSLQLFAWRQRAQPEDESRIECLWEAMFEGFDHSLRERGVPDMRIGSRMRKLLEHATGRRQAYLEALESRDRDRFHAAIGRNVLNGAPSDDPRIQRLLEEVQAIFPNGNFPEDTKTP
- a CDS encoding phosphoglycerate kinase is translated as MKKLTIKDIDLKGKRTFMRVDFNVPLDEQGQVRKDTRIRAALPTIQMALDKGAKLILASHMGRPKGKKDPKLSLKPAAERLAKLLGKPVAMAPDCVGPEVEKMVAALQPGDVLMLENVRYYEGETKNDATLAEGFARLADVVVNDAFGTAHRAHSSNVGITKLVKPAVAGLLMSQEIDYFNRTMTSPDRPLVAILGGSKVSSKISVIESLLTKVDLIIIGGGMAFTFFKAMGYEVGNSLVEPEMLDIARSAMAKAKERNVKLLLPVDAVIAKEIASGTETKVVPVDAIPAGWMGLDIGPASVKEFSEALKRCKTIIWNGPMGVFETPPFDKGTVELGKAVASSGALSVVGGGDTDAAVKQAGVADKISYISTGGGAFLELLEGKELPGMIALTDA
- a CDS encoding outer membrane protein assembly factor BamE — translated: MIGPQRRISTFLFPLLALCMSLALPSCQTLVQEQGNMLDPFKVARIQEGRTTRKEVLDLLGSPTIVNSFKPDRWIYLQDSRYDKFQAVNRVEIEFDRKGVVHYLERNFANEIWKPEQLSAAEKDRSFRYLRNLMENDIRDLTPNSPVANRHVPLVADPNQSFQNASRKPGFLERLFSRWKSTPAKPDTTFSPRDAGWWRGIWSSDPTASTDNAAKKSPDTDDDGQAHIPFPLPR